One Bacillota bacterium genomic region harbors:
- a CDS encoding cobyrinate a,c-diamide synthase, which translates to MEGRPRVVIAAPQGRSGKTTVTAALIAALRGRGLAVQPFKKGPDFIDPSWLTRVAGRSCRNLDRFLMDEPTLVGSFMRATAEADIAVIEGAMGLFDGVDVEGSGSTAEIAHLLEAPVILVVNAVRMTRSAAAVVLGCQMLDPRVHLAGVVFNNVARQRHRDLLTASVERYCRVPVLGAVPKNRSYEVPDRHLGLIPAGEDEKLLSAVHAWSADAQTFLDVDRILEIARAAPPLPVPPPLPAAAAPNGDEPLIAVVRDRAFSFYYPENLEALERAGARLVYIDALHGTLPEVDGLYVGGGFPEVFAAELESNERMREAVRRRVEAGLPVYAECGGLMYLGKRLAWKGKSYAMTGALPFEVDLDERPRGHGYMIVDVVRDNPYFPVGTTIRGHEFHHSRVHALDTGTVAMAFKVRKGYGIDGERDGIVYRNVLAAYNHIHALSVPGWAPGFVLRAAAYRVQKNKEV; encoded by the coding sequence GTGGAAGGAAGGCCGCGGGTGGTCATTGCCGCGCCGCAGGGCCGGTCGGGAAAAACAACGGTTACCGCTGCGTTGATCGCCGCCCTGCGTGGGCGGGGGTTGGCGGTTCAGCCGTTCAAAAAGGGTCCCGACTTCATCGACCCGAGCTGGCTGACGCGGGTGGCCGGCCGAAGTTGCCGCAACCTGGACCGTTTTCTGATGGACGAACCGACCCTGGTTGGTTCGTTCATGCGGGCGACGGCGGAGGCGGATATCGCCGTGATTGAAGGGGCGATGGGCCTGTTTGACGGAGTGGACGTGGAGGGAAGCGGCAGCACCGCGGAGATCGCGCACCTTCTGGAAGCGCCGGTCATCCTGGTGGTGAACGCGGTGCGGATGACCAGAAGCGCCGCCGCAGTCGTGCTCGGCTGCCAAATGCTCGACCCGCGGGTACACTTGGCCGGCGTGGTGTTCAACAACGTGGCCCGGCAGCGGCACCGGGACCTGCTGACGGCGTCCGTCGAGCGCTATTGCCGCGTGCCGGTGCTGGGGGCCGTGCCCAAGAACCGGTCCTATGAAGTGCCTGACCGGCACCTGGGTCTCATTCCCGCCGGCGAGGACGAAAAGCTCTTAAGTGCGGTCCACGCCTGGTCCGCCGACGCCCAGACTTTTCTGGACGTCGACCGTATCCTGGAAATCGCCCGCGCGGCACCGCCGCTCCCCGTGCCGCCACCGCTCCCGGCCGCCGCGGCGCCAAACGGGGATGAGCCGCTGATCGCCGTAGTCCGGGACCGGGCTTTCAGCTTTTACTACCCCGAAAACCTGGAGGCCCTGGAACGGGCCGGGGCCCGTCTGGTTTACATTGATGCCCTGCACGGCACCCTCCCGGAGGTGGATGGGCTTTATGTAGGCGGCGGCTTCCCGGAAGTGTTTGCCGCCGAACTGGAGTCCAATGAGCGCATGCGGGAAGCCGTCCGCAGGCGGGTCGAGGCCGGGTTGCCCGTTTACGCCGAATGCGGCGGGTTGATGTACTTGGGTAAGAGGCTGGCCTGGAAAGGGAAAAGCTACGCCATGACCGGGGCGCTGCCCTTTGAGGTCGACCTGGATGAGCGGCCCCGGGGGCACGGGTACATGATTGTGGATGTCGTGCGGGACAATCCCTACTTCCCGGTCGGAACCACCATCAGGGGCCATGAGTTCCACCACTCGCGGGTGCACGCCTTGGACACCGGGACCGTCGCCATGGCGTTCAAGGTGCGCAAAGGATACGGCATTGACGGCGAGCGGGACGGAATCGTTTACCGGAACGTACTGGCGGCCTACAACCACATCCACGCCTTGTCCGTACCCGGATGGGCGCCGGGGTTCGTGTTGCGGGCCGCTGCTTACAGGGTGCAGAAGAACAAGGAGGTTTGA